The genomic DNA GGTGAAGTGGTCGGGGTTGCCGGATTCAATAACATCAACTGGTCCAACAAAACCGCCTATATCGGATACTGGCTCGGCGAAGGCAACCAGGGGAAAGGGATCATGACCCGGGTGGTCAGTACGTTGACGACCTATGCATTTGAACATTATGCTCTCGACAAAGTGGAAATCCGCGCGGCCGTCGGCAATAAAAAAAGCCGGGGGATCCCGGAACGACTAGGCTATATCAAGGAAGGAACCATCCGTCAGGCAGAATGGCTCTATGACAAGTACGTGGATCACGTAGTATATGGAATTCTTGCAGATGAATGGCAAGAAAAGAGTGAATGATAGGGTAGAAAGGCCGCTCGGGTTGTTGATCCGGGCGGCTTTTTGTCGGTTTTTGATGGGAAGGGGGGTGGCGAAATTTGTTGAAAGGGTTGAAATGGGATGTGGTGGAGACGATTTTTAGGGGTTAGCACCTTTGAACATGATGAAAAGAGGTGGATTTCATCCATTCCGGTTACATTTTTCGGAAGAGCTCTGGTTTAATTACCGACTTTTTCAATTTTACTATCAACTTTTCGAGTTTTATTATCAACTTTCGGCTTTTTTCTACCAACTCTCACTTTTTCAACCGTTTCTACTGCCAACTTCACGGATTTATTTCCAACTTTCAACCTTTGTAGTCAACTTCCACCGTTTATTTCCAACTTCCAACGTTTATGATCACCCCCTCATCTAAAATATACTCCCCCACTAAATGACCGCGCCGACACCAGCCATCCAATCAAAAAAACGACCCAACCGGAACGCCCACTCCAACGAGTGCGTCCCAACTGGGTCGTTTTTGTTTATTTCGGTGAAATCACAATATATCGATTCGGTTCACGGCCTTCCGAGTGGGTCTCCACATCGGTTTGGTTCACAAGGGCCGCGTGGATGACCTTCCGTTCGTAGGATGGCATGGCCTCGAGGGAAACGGGACGATTGATGCGGAGGGCCTTGTCGGCAAGGCGCTTCGCTAGATTCGATAACGTTTCCCTGCGGCGGGCCCTGTAATTCTCCGCATCGAGGAGGATCGTGACGAATTGATCAGAAGAACGATTCGCCACTAGCTGGGCAAGATGCTGAAGGGCGTTCAGTGTCTGCCCCCTTTTCCCGATCAGGAGAGCCATTTTCTCACCAGAGATATTGAATTCCACTTCTCTTCCGCTGCGTTTCTCTTCAATCGACGCTTCCACGCCCATTTCTTTGGCGACTGCCAACAGGAAGTTCTTCGCTTCTTCCACGGGATCGATCGTTTCCTTCACTGCCACGACGGCAGGTTTTCCTCCGAAAAGGCCGAAAAAGGCTTTCTTCCCTGGATCGATGACCGTGATTTCGGCACGGTCCTTTGTGATGTTCAATTGAGACAAGGCTGATTCAATGGCTTCTTCCACCGTTGGACCTGTCACATTCACTTCTCTCACTTCTTCTTGCCCCCTGATTGTGCAGTGGCCTTGGCCGCTTTGACTTCTTTAATATCAGGACCTTTGATGAAATACGTTTGAGCAATCATGAATAGGTTACCTACAACCCAGTATAAGGAAAGGGCGGCAGGGAAGTTGATGGCGAAAATGATGATCATGACCGGCATGATGTAAAGCATCATGGCCATTTGCGGGTTTTGGTCTGCTGTTCCTGCCATCATCAGCTTCTGCTGGATGAAGGTCGTCAAACCGGCAATCAACGGAAGCGCATAGAATGGATCCGGGCTTCCAAGGTCGAACCATAGGAAATTGTGTTCCTTGATGGCCGCTGTACGACTGATTGCGTGATAGAAACCGATCAGGATCGGCATCTGGATGATCAACGGGAAACATCCTGCTAGTGGATTGACGCCATGTGTCTGGAATAACGCCATTGTTTCCTGCTGTAGTTTTTGCTGTGTTTGTGCATCTTTGGAGCTGTATTTCTCACGCAGCTTTTTCATTTCCGGCTGCAATGCCTGCATCGCTTTAGAATTTTTCGTTTGCTTGATCATTAATGGTAGAATCGCTAAACGGATGATCAATGTGACGATGATAATGGCCAGACCGTAAGATCCGAACCCGTCCAATTTCTCTCCGAAGAATGTAATTAATTGTGACAAAGGATAAACAATGTACTCGTTCCAAAAACCGGTACTATCTGAGTTGATCGGCTTATTATATTCTGTACAACCAGATAGAATAGCCATTAGCCCAACAATTGACATCAGGGCTATTATTCTCTTTTTCACCCTCTATTTCCTCCCAACTAATAAGTAATCAAGTGTGATAAAGGATGCGGTTACATCCTATTATGACAAAAGATAGAATCTTTCGTATTGTAACATCTTTTCACAGGTTTGTGCTGAGCAATCCTGTGCAACCCGCAAATAGTTTATGACTTTTTACGAACAT from Rossellomorea marisflavi includes the following:
- the jag gene encoding RNA-binding cell elongation regulator Jag/EloR encodes the protein MREVNVTGPTVEEAIESALSQLNITKDRAEITVIDPGKKAFFGLFGGKPAVVAVKETIDPVEEAKNFLLAVAKEMGVEASIEEKRSGREVEFNISGEKMALLIGKRGQTLNALQHLAQLVANRSSDQFVTILLDAENYRARRRETLSNLAKRLADKALRINRPVSLEAMPSYERKVIHAALVNQTDVETHSEGREPNRYIVISPK
- a CDS encoding GNAT family N-acetyltransferase, which codes for MFTYKIDHDLSLKLLEPQDAQALFELTVKSRSHLKEWLPWLDFTTKVSDTEEFIAGTMKGYANRSSLSAAILYHGEVVGVAGFNNINWSNKTAYIGYWLGEGNQGKGIMTRVVSTLTTYAFEHYALDKVEIRAAVGNKKSRGIPERLGYIKEGTIRQAEWLYDKYVDHVVYGILADEWQEKSE
- the spoIIIJ gene encoding YidC family membrane integrase SpoIIIJ; this translates as MKKRIIALMSIVGLMAILSGCTEYNKPINSDSTGFWNEYIVYPLSQLITFFGEKLDGFGSYGLAIIIVTLIIRLAILPLMIKQTKNSKAMQALQPEMKKLREKYSSKDAQTQQKLQQETMALFQTHGVNPLAGCFPLIIQMPILIGFYHAISRTAAIKEHNFLWFDLGSPDPFYALPLIAGLTTFIQQKLMMAGTADQNPQMAMMLYIMPVMIIIFAINFPAALSLYWVVGNLFMIAQTYFIKGPDIKEVKAAKATAQSGGKKK